One Chaetodon trifascialis isolate fChaTrf1 chromosome 12, fChaTrf1.hap1, whole genome shotgun sequence DNA window includes the following coding sequences:
- the LOC139340763 gene encoding protocadherin-17-like, producing MRLSVPIFFLLWVKALTLKNLNYSVPEEQGPGTVIGNIAKDAGYGTMERGKKSNFRVLENSAPHLVDVDPESGLIFTKQRIDRETLCRRNPKCQLSMEVFANDKEICMIKIDIQDINDNSPSFPSDHVNIDISENAAAGTRFPLTIAHDSDSGENGIKTYQVTRDDYNTFSLDLKVRGDGTIYPELVVQRPLDREDQSHHTLLLTAIDGGEYPRSGSMQINVRVTDSNDNSPVFEKSSYVIEIAENSPPGKVLIDLNATDQDEGSNGQVVYSFTGYASERIQDLFSIDPNTGVIKVQGEIDYEDNPIIEFDVQAKDLGPNPIPGHCKITVKVLDKNDNSPIISFVSVRQGAISEAAPPESVIALVRVTDKDSGRNGQLQCRVLGNVPFRLQENNDNFYTLLTDRPLDREMKDEYNVTIVARDNGIPSLNYTKSFTVKILDENDNAPRFTKTVYVLQVPENNIPGEYLGSVLAHDPDVGRNGTVSYSILPSHIGDVSVYTYVSVNPTNGAIYASRSFNYEQTKSFEFKVQAKDGGSPHMESTSTVRVNVLDVNDNLPVIILPLLLNDTAEIPVPRNVGIGYIVATVKAVDHDHGESGHLTYEITEGNDDHLFEMDPVGGEVRTAHALWEEVAPVVELVVKVTDHGKPPLSAVAKLIIKANTETAAGGGSSASGEQQHWDVSLPLIVTLCIISVMLLAVMTAIAVKSKHQDKETGNYNCRMAEYSNPPVGKGKKKRINKSDIMLVQSEMEERDSASRMNVVSSPSLITSPICFDYQSPLPLTLPRSEVMYLKTTPNSLTVPRAGCHSSFAGLSTDTPANRMSVIQTENFPSEPNYAGSRQPFVQSSTFKDAERASLRDSGHGDSDQADSDQDTNKGSHCDTSAREALKMKATAVNGQPFEQEQDKSVHCTDECRALGHSDRCWMPKLRVGSQADSADNRTNLFIPVGMDAMVETEIYGTISCSSRKTLSTFGKEQRDSTILVANVKPYLKSQRALSPPLQESPSASTSPTKSSMPLDLANQESTEEREGGSDISAYGPPDGQCSPLHTELEEPPYLTCELRPKSLSSSLIHSSVISQECGGSDCALDPLDSGN from the exons ATGCGTCTCTCTGTACccattttctttctgctgtggGTTAAAGCCCTGACATTGAAAAATCTCAATTATTCTGTCCCAGAGGAGCAAGGACCCGGCACTGTTATAGGTAATATAGCAAAAGATGCCGGATATGGGACCATGGAGCGAGGGAAAAAATCTAACTTCAGAGTACTGGAGAATTCTGCACCACATCTGGTGGATGTTGACCCGGAGAGTGGACTAATCTTCACCAAACAAAGGATTGACAGGGAAACGTTATGCAGGCGCAACCCAAAGTGCCAGCTGTCCATGGAGGTGTTTGCCAATGACAAGGAAATATGTATGATCAAGATTGATATCCAGGACATAAATGACAACTCGCCCAGTTTTCCTTCAGATCATGTTAATATTGATATTTCAGAGAACGCAGCTGCTGGGACTCGCTTCCCTCTGACTATTGCACATGACTCAGATTCTGGGGAAAATGGGATAAAGACATACCAAGTCACAAGAGATGACTACAATACATTTTCTTTGGATTTAAAAGTGAGGGGCGATGGGACTATATATCCAGAGCTGGTGGTTCAGAGACCTCTGGATAGGGAGGATCAGAGTCATCACACCCTGCTCCTCACGGCAATTGACGGTGGGGAGTATCCAAGATCGGGCTCCATGCAAATCAACGTCAGAGTGACTGATTCGAATGACAATAGCCCTGTTTTTGAAAAATCCTCCTATGTGATTGAGATTGCAGAGAATTCCCCTCCTGGAAAAGTACTCATAGATTTAAATGCCACTGACCAAGATGAGGGGAGCAACGGACAGGTGGTCTATTCCTTCACTGGGTATGCATCTGAGAGAATCCAAGATTTGTTCTCCATTGACCCCAATACTGGCGTCATCAAGGTCCAGGGAGAAATTGACTATGAAGATAATCCAATCATAGAGTTTGACGTGCAGGCTAAGGATCTTGGGCCCAACCCGATACCAGGCCATTGTAAAATTACTGTCAAAGTGCTGGACAAAAATGACAACTCACCAATAAtaagttttgtttctgtccgGCAGGGAGCCATCAGCGAGGCAGCACCTCCAGAATCTGTCATAGCGCTGGTGAGGGTGACAGACAAAGATTCTGGCCGAAATGGTCAACTTCAGTGCAGGGTGCTGGGTAACGTACCCTTCAGACTGCAGGAAAACAATGATAATTTTTACACCCTGCTCACAGACAGACCTCTGGACAGGgaaatgaaagatgaatacAATGTAACAATCGTGGCAAGAGACAATGGCATCCCTTCTTTGAACTACACTAAGTCGTTTACTGTGAAAATCCTGGACGAGAATGACAATGCGCCACGCTTTACAAAGACAGTTTATGTGCTACAGGTGCCTGAGAACAACATCCCAGGGGAGTATTTGGGCTCCGTTCTGGCCCATGACCCAGATGTAGGTCGCAACGGAACAGTGTCGTACTCCATTCTGCCGTCACATATCGGAGATGTTTCAGTGTACACCTACGTGTCTGTTAACCCCACCAATGGAGCCATATATGCCTCACGTTCTTTTAATTATGAGCAAACAAAATCCTTTGAGTTCAAAGTCCAGGCGAAGGATGGAGGATCACCTCATATGGAGAGCACTTCTACAGTCAGGGTCAACGTCCTTGACGTCAACGACAATCTCCCAGTTATTATATTACCCCTTCTGCTGAATGACACAGCAGAAATCCCAGTGCCTAGAAACGTAGGTATCGGATACATTGTGGCGACAGTGAAAGCGGTGGACCACGACCACGGAGAGAGTGGCCATTTGACCTATGAGATCACAGAGGGAAATGACGACCACCTGTTTGAGATGGATCCAGTTGGAGGAGAGGTCAGGACTGCCCATGCTCTTTGGGAAGAGGTTGCCCCGGTGGTTGAGTTGGTGGTGAAGGTAACTGACCATGGCAAGCCCCCCTTATCTGCCGTGGCTAAGCTGATCATTAAGGCGAACACAGAAACGGCAGCAGGAGGGGGTTCCAGCGCGAGCGGGGAGCAGCAGCACTGGGATGTATCCCTGCCCCTCATAGTTACCCTCTGCATTATCTCTGTCATGCTCTTAGCAGTCATGACCGCCATCGCTGTCAAGTCCAAGCATCAAGATAAGGAGACTGGGAATTATAACTGCCGCATGGCTGAGTACTCCAATCCTCCAGTGGGgaaaggcaaaaagaaaaggatcaaCAAGAGTGACATCATGCTGGTGCAGAGtgagatggaggaaagagaTTCTGCCAGCCGGATGAATGTGGTGAGCAGCCCTTCTCTCATCACTTCACCAATATGTTTTGACTACCAGAGCCCTCTGCCGCTCACGCTGcccaggtcagaggtcatgtaCCTGAAAACCACCCCAAACAGCCTGACAGTCCCCAGGGCAGGCTGCCACTCCAGCTTTGCCGGGCTTAGCACAGACACTCCAGCGAATAGGATGTCAGTGATACAG ACGGAAAATTTCCCCTCAGAACCCAATTATGCTGGCAGCAGGCAGCCATTTGTTCAAAG ctcaacatTTAAGGATGCAGAACGAGCAAGCCTCCGAGACAGTGGCCATGGTGATAGTGACCAGGCTGATAGTGACCAGGATACTAATAAAGGCTCACACTGCGACACGTCTGCTAGGGAGGCCCTCAAGATGAAAGCAACAGCAGTTAATGGCCAGCCTTTTGAACAGG AGCAAGACAAATCAGTCCACTGCACCGATGAATGTCGTGCACTGGGACATTCTGACAGATGCTGGATGCCAAAGTTACGGGTAGGAAGCCAAGCAGACAGCGCCGATAATCGCACCAACCTTTTCATCCCTGTGGGAATGGACGCCATGGTAGAGACAGAGATTTATGGcaccatcagctgcagcagcagaaaaacccTCAGCACGTTTGGAAAGGAACAGCGGGACAGTACAATCCTTGTGGCCAATGTCAAACCTTACTTAAAATCGCAGCGTGCACTAAGCCCACCGCTACAGGAGAGTCCATCTGCGTCCACTAGTCCCACCAAGAGTAGTATGCCCCTGGACTTGGCCAACCAAGAGTCcacagaagagagggagggtggtTCAGACATCAGTGCCTATGGACCTCCAGATGGCCAGTGCTCCCCACTGCACACTGAATTGGAGGAGCCCCCCTACCTGACCTGCGAGCTCAGGCCCAAGTCCCTGTCAAGCAGTCTCATTCACAGCTCTGTCATCAGCCAGGAGTGTGGGGGGTCAGATTGCGCTCTCGACCCGCTGGACTCCGGTAACTGA